The following are encoded in a window of Rubellicoccus peritrichatus genomic DNA:
- a CDS encoding PepSY domain-containing protein: MSNQTISISCLTMILAFSNHTLRADEPTRDAKPFSEIASLMESEGYLISEATYKKGDWEVEALKDGTAYELRLEGTTGKVRWQKVDDTDDPWPPNNAKPLSAIAQTVEKTGYVISEVDYERNNIWEVEAYKEGVKYELKLNALTGALLIEKLDT, encoded by the coding sequence ATGAGTAATCAAACTATATCCATATCTTGTTTAACGATGATTCTGGCTTTCTCGAATCACACCCTGCGGGCTGATGAGCCAACCAGGGATGCGAAGCCATTTTCAGAAATCGCTTCCTTGATGGAAAGTGAAGGCTATCTCATTTCAGAAGCCACTTACAAGAAAGGCGATTGGGAAGTCGAGGCACTTAAAGATGGGACCGCTTATGAGTTACGGCTGGAAGGAACCACTGGGAAAGTTCGCTGGCAAAAAGTGGACGATACCGATGATCCATGGCCTCCCAATAACGCAAAGCCGCTTTCAGCTATTGCTCAAACCGTTGAAAAGACGGGTTACGTAATCTCTGAAGTAGATTACGAGCGTAACAACATATGGGAAGTTGAAGCCTACAAGGAAGGCGTCAAATACGAGCTCAAGTTGAACGCG
- a CDS encoding GDP-L-fucose synthase codes for MDKQSRIYVAGHRGMVGGGVVRRLKALGYENIITRTRSELNLCDQAATKAFFEEQKPEIVIVAAARVGGIHANNTYPAEFIHENLASAHNCIHSAYEAGVKRLLFLGSSCIYPREAPQPMQEDCLLTGILEPTNEPYAIAKIAGLKLCQYYRKQYGVLFHSAMPTNLYGPGDNYHPENSHVLPALIRRFHEAKVDGLEEVVVWGSGKPMREFLHVDDLSEGLIHLLEIENPPDWVNVGYGSDVSIKELAETVKAVIGYEGRLTWDSSKPDGTMRKLMDNSKINATGWTPKIDLETGIRDAYEHFLKDTEAGAVRS; via the coding sequence ATGGATAAGCAATCGCGCATCTATGTAGCAGGGCACAGAGGCATGGTCGGCGGAGGTGTTGTCCGCCGACTCAAAGCCCTTGGTTATGAAAATATCATTACCCGCACTCGCAGTGAGCTGAATCTATGCGATCAGGCGGCGACCAAGGCTTTTTTCGAAGAGCAGAAGCCTGAGATTGTGATTGTAGCTGCTGCGCGCGTTGGTGGTATTCATGCCAACAACACCTATCCGGCCGAGTTCATTCATGAGAATCTGGCCAGTGCTCATAATTGTATCCATAGTGCTTATGAGGCAGGCGTTAAGCGTCTGCTATTCCTTGGAAGTTCCTGCATTTATCCACGTGAGGCACCTCAGCCTATGCAGGAAGATTGCCTGCTGACCGGAATTCTGGAGCCAACCAATGAGCCCTATGCGATTGCCAAGATCGCAGGCCTCAAGCTTTGTCAGTACTATCGGAAGCAATATGGCGTTCTTTTTCACTCGGCTATGCCGACCAATCTTTACGGTCCCGGTGATAACTACCATCCGGAGAACTCTCATGTCCTGCCAGCCTTGATTCGTCGCTTTCACGAAGCGAAAGTGGACGGCCTAGAAGAGGTCGTTGTCTGGGGAAGCGGCAAGCCCATGCGCGAATTTCTCCATGTGGATGACCTTTCCGAAGGCTTGATCCACCTGCTGGAGATTGAGAATCCGCCGGATTGGGTGAATGTCGGCTACGGCAGTGATGTTTCCATCAAGGAGCTCGCGGAGACGGTTAAAGCAGTCATTGGCTATGAAGGGCGATTGACCTGGGACAGCTCCAAGCCCGATGGAACCATGCGCAAGCTGATGGATAACTCCAAGATCAATGCGACTGGCTGGACACCAAAGATCGATTTGGAAACAGGTATTCGTGACGCCTACGAGCACTTTCTGAAGGACACAGAAGCTGGTGCTGTCAGAAGTTGA
- the gmd gene encoding GDP-mannose 4,6-dehydratase produces the protein MKKALITGITGQDGSYLAELLLEKGYEVHGIIRRSSTFNTSRIDHLYNDPHVHGTKLFLHYGDIADSVRMVKLIYELKPDEIYNLAAQSHVRVSFDIPEYTGDVTGIGAARILDAIREAGLVGKVRYYQASSSEMFGMVQAVPQIETTPFYPRSPYGCAKLYAHWLTVNYRESYNMHASSGILFNHESPRRGETFVTRKITRAATRIKMGLQDKLYLGNLDAKRDWGYAKEYVEVMWLMLQQDKPDDYVCATGETRTIREFVEETFGLLDLDWKEYVDYDKRYERPTEVDLLVGDPAKLKKNIGWEPKVRFKDLVRIMVEADLDVAKHELAVQEATANLNMNKNGVPA, from the coding sequence ATGAAAAAAGCACTTATTACTGGAATCACCGGCCAAGACGGCTCTTATCTCGCTGAACTTCTTCTTGAGAAAGGTTATGAAGTTCATGGCATCATCCGTCGCAGCTCGACTTTTAACACAAGCCGCATTGATCATCTTTACAATGATCCGCATGTTCACGGAACCAAGCTGTTCCTGCACTATGGTGACATCGCTGACTCGGTTCGTATGGTGAAACTGATTTATGAGTTGAAGCCGGATGAGATTTATAATCTCGCAGCTCAAAGTCACGTCCGCGTTTCTTTTGACATCCCTGAATACACTGGTGACGTCACAGGAATCGGAGCCGCCCGTATTCTTGATGCGATCCGCGAAGCTGGTTTGGTCGGCAAAGTTCGTTACTATCAGGCATCTTCTTCAGAGATGTTCGGCATGGTTCAGGCCGTTCCTCAGATCGAAACAACGCCGTTTTACCCACGTTCCCCTTATGGTTGCGCTAAGCTCTATGCCCACTGGCTGACGGTTAACTACCGCGAGTCATACAATATGCATGCCAGCAGCGGGATTCTCTTCAATCATGAAAGTCCGCGCCGTGGTGAGACGTTCGTTACTCGCAAGATCACTCGTGCGGCGACCCGTATCAAGATGGGATTGCAGGACAAGCTCTACCTGGGAAATCTCGACGCCAAGCGTGACTGGGGTTATGCCAAGGAGTATGTCGAAGTGATGTGGTTGATGCTTCAGCAGGACAAGCCAGATGATTATGTTTGCGCGACAGGTGAAACCCGAACGATTCGTGAATTCGTAGAAGAGACTTTTGGACTGCTCGATCTCGATTGGAAGGAATACGTTGATTACGACAAACGCTATGAGCGTCCAACCGAGGTGGATCTTCTTGTTGGTGATCCAGCTAAATTGAAGAAGAACATCGGCTGGGAGCCAAAGGTTCGTTTCAAGGATCTTGTTCGTATCATGGTTGAGGCAGACCTTGATGTGGCCAAGCATGAGCTAGCGGTGCAGGAAGCGACTGCGAATCTCAACATGAACAAAAACGGCGTCCCTGCTTAA
- a CDS encoding peptidylprolyl isomerase: MKPHKTMATASARHILVASEQECEDLKTKIEGGASFADLAKEHSKCPSGSSGGDLGTFQQGQMVPEFDKVVFNDEVGKVHGPVKTDFGFHLIEITERS, translated from the coding sequence CTGAAACCTCATAAAACTATGGCAACAGCATCAGCTCGTCACATCCTCGTAGCTTCCGAACAGGAATGCGAGGACCTCAAAACAAAAATCGAAGGTGGAGCAAGCTTCGCTGATCTCGCTAAAGAGCACTCCAAGTGCCCTTCAGGTAGTAGCGGCGGTGATCTCGGAACTTTCCAACAAGGCCAAATGGTTCCTGAATTTGACAAGGTTGTCTTCAATGACGAAGTGGGCAAGGTCCACGGTCCGGTTAAGACTGACTTTGGTTTTCACCTGATCGAAATTACTGAGCGCAGCTAG